CATTCCCACCGCCTTTGAACAGGCCACTGGGGTGACAACTTTCCAGGGGATTGGTGCTACATCGTTGTTGATTATTGTGGGTGTAGCGATCGAAACGGCACGCCAGATCCAGACCTATGTTATTTCCCAACGCTATGAAGGAATGGTGAAGCAATAATGCCGAGAATTATCCTAATGGGGCCGCCGGGCTCTGGCAAAGGCACCCAGGGCGATCTACTTGCTAAAAGCTGGCAAATCCCGCGTATTTCTCCAGGAGATATATTCAGGGCGGAAATCAAAAGCAATTCTCCCCTTGGCCAGCAGGTAGTTGCCTTTAGCAATGCCGGTAAGCTAGTACCTGACCGCGTGGTGATTGGTGTAATCCGCGATCGATTAACTCAACCCGACGTTCAAGCCGGTTGGATTCTAGATGGTTTTCCGCGTACTATTCCTCAGGCTGAAGCACTCGATCAAATGCTTACGGATCTTAACCAGGCCTACGATCGAGTAATCAATCTGGAAGTGCCTGATCAGATCTTGATCGATCGATTGCTAAATCGGGCAAAAGAATCAGGGCGGGCTGATGATACGGCAGAGGTAATTGAGCAACGTTTGCAGGAATATCATGCCAAGACCAAACCGCTGCTAGATTTTTATGGCGCGAAGGTGGTGCAAATTGATGGCACCAAAACAGTTGAAGAGGTAACTGCCCAAATCCTGGCTGGCTTTTCACCAGTCTAATTACAATTACCTGGCACGCTAAACTAGCAATTTAGATCGATAACTAAATCATGTGACAAGCTGCTGTATTGCTCAATGCATTAAAATTAAATAGATTGCATTATTTATATTTTCTTAATGTTTTAATGGTGGTCTTGGCGGCTCTGTTGCCAAAAAGTCCAGTATATTGCTTAAACTTGCTCAGAAAATCAGGAGAAATAACTTGTCTAAGGAAGATTCGATCGAAATGGAGGGCACAGTAACTGAGTCCTTGCCTAATGCTATGTTTAGGGTTGATTTGGAAAATGGATTTAATGTGTTAGCACATATTTCCGGTAAAATCCGCCGTAACTATATCAAGATCCTGCCTGGCGATCGCGTCAAGGTAGAACTCACCCCCTATGATTTAACCAAAGGGCGCATTACCTATCGCCTGCGGAACCAGGGTAGTAAGAAGTAAATTGTAAATTACTTGCATTTTAGAGCTTTTACAAAATAGAGCGATCGCAATAGCCTCATATGCGCTGAGAGAATTATGCTCCCAGCCTATATTCGATTATTTATGTGATGCCAAATCCAGTTAAATATCCTTGACAAAAATGTATAACTATTGTTTTTACTAGGTTGCTTATGGGGGGCATCTAGAGGACTTGATATAACTTGATATAAGAAGTCTAATGATTGCCTTTTGCTTTTTCAAGGTCAGTTCAAGGCAAAGTAATCGCTACCAAATTGCTAACAAAAAATAGAGTTTACAGGCGATCGCCAATAGCACCAAGTTAGGGATTGCAAATATCGATCGAATTTAGGTTTTGGTTTTTAGAGCCAGTTCAAAGAATGCCAGAGGATTCGTAGAGATAGCGCAGGATCGCCATGATCTTTTCCGCATAGAACGGATCTACTGCCCAACGACCGCTCAATTGACCAACCAATGGCGCAGTGCCACGGATCACAAATCGAAATCGGCTATCTACCAGTGGTTGAACTAATGGTTCAGTGCTGGCATAGGCCTTGAGATGTTGCACATGGGCCCTGATCCCGATCCGGATCGTGGGAAAGCGATCGCCACCATTGCCCAGCTCGATCGCACCCAAACCAGCAAAGTTATTCTGCTGCGGTTCCACATCCCCGCCAAACCGCAGGAAACCAGTTTCCAGGCACATCTGACAAAAGGCGATGTCGTGATTAATCCCTTCGATCGCTGCTTCTTCGCGGTAGACATTGGGTAAATTCGCAAATTCCCGCAGGGCAAGATCGTTATTTTGGCGCAGAAAACTAAGTAACTGGGTGGCAGAGGTTAATCCCTGTCCCATAATCCGATCGATTTGTCCCAGCCAGATCCGGTACGTGGTTTTGACAATTACGGTATTATTTGCACCATCCCAATAGAGCGACAGATTAAAATTACGCAATTCCAGTGCCCGTAAATACTTTTCATGGGCATAGCTGAGCCGTTGCATATTTTGGATATGCTTAGCAGCGATCCCCAGATAGGCGGCCATATCCTCTGGTACATACACATTGCCATTTACTAAAATGCCAGGTCTGGGGTAGGGTTTATTATTAATAATAATTTTGAGATATTGATACTTATCAACCAGGCCGCGTGAGTTGGGTTGGGTTGGCTGATTGCGGGGGCGATCGCCAAATTCACTTGGCTCACGGGTAATCGAGCTTAATTGCTCAGAGCGATCTAAATCTGCCTGGTTTAGATTTTTAGAATCTGGCTCCGTTTGGTTTGCCTGATCAGCAGCATTAATATCAGAAATATTAGAAATATCAGAAGTATCAGAGGCATCGATCGCACCCTCTAAGTTCTGTTGTGGGTTTTGTTCTGGCTCCCTAGACGATCGATCGCTGAGTTGTTTAACCCGCTCTGGCTCAGCCTGGCTAATAATTTCGGGATTAATGGTGGGATTTTCATAGTAGTCGGGGCTGGGCAAATCTTCGGCCACACTGGGCAAAATCATTTTGCCGCTGATAATCGTGTCCAGGGCATCAGCAATTGCGATCGCAATATTCCGGCGATAGGTTTGCAACAGCCTTAGATCGGTGGGGTTACTAATAAATCCCAACTCAATGAATAGTGATCTTGGCGCAATATCTCGGCAGAAGGCCAATCGCCCCAAAGCCGTAGCTGAATCGGGCTTGATGCCACGGCTAGCTAATTGAGGCACACCAATCAGCAATGACTCCAGCATCAATTCGGCATGTTGCTGGCGCTCTTCGTTAAACGAAATATAGTAAACGCGCACCCCCCGCAAACTGGCATTATCATAGGCTCCCATATGAATTTCGATCGCCAGATCTCGATAAGAACCGCGATTGTTGATCCAGCTCACGGTTTCTGGCAGGCTGAGCTGGTCATCGGGTAATGCAACCCTGAACCCACGCGATCGCAACTCTTTGGCGATCAAATCCTTGGTTACAATCATTTCTGCTGCTTCAGTGGTGCCCCCTGCCCTAGCGCCAGGATTACGAAAGCGAGCATCAAAGCCACCATGCCCAGCGGATACAAAAATCTGTCGCCCCGGATGATGGGCGATCGGCTCGGCGCAATTACTAGTCAGCGAAGCCAATAACAAACCCGCTCCCGTTTGCAGGAGCCGACGGCGCTGAATTCGGTAATTATGACCTGTTGCTCTTTTGGGCGATCCTTGTGGCGATCGCTTGAATGGATCAGGTCTAGACGATAACCCCATGGATGCTGGTTCTAATCAAATCTACTCAGGTCTGTCAGGCATGGTCAGTTTTTGTCGGGCCGCCTGCCAGAAAATGCGACTAACTTGGGAATCGGCGGTATTCAGTCGATCGGGATAGTAGTTAGTCACAACTGAACTAACCTGGGTAATGAGCCGATCTACTCGCCCTTGATCCTGTAGTTGGCCGATCGCCAGCCAGAATGCCTTGGCCTCTGCCTCACTGCAATGATCGAGCCAATCCGTAATTTGATTAATTACCGCTTCCACGCTGGTGGTATAGCTGACATGGCTAATCGGCTGATTTGGTTGCTCGCCCGCAGAAGGAGCGGCGGGATCGCCCAAATTACGATCACGATTTGAATTAGCAAAAGCTCGATCGCCTAGTGCCAATGACCCTGAATGCGGCGATCGTTTTTTTCGTTCTACCTCAGCCCAATTTATTGAATTTGCTGAATTTGCTGGCTGTGAGAGATCTAATGAATCCCCCTGTCTAGAGATTGCATCACTTACCAAATCGACATTCTCTGGTGCCGCAGGATTACAATTAGTACAATTAGCAGCCTCAGCCATAGCGATCCGATCGCTAATACTGCTGACTTTGCTAGTGGTGGCGATCGCCTGCCTTGGTTGGATTGCCCGTGCTTGTTTGGGTTGGATTTGCTTTGCTTGATATTGCAACCGCAGATTATGCCAACTAGCCTGCTCCAACCATTGCGGTTGATCGAGATAGTTAAATAGATCAACGGTGGTTTTAGAATTCGGATCGATCGGTGGTGTTGGTTGTTGATCACCTTGCATGGTGTCATCCCCCGCTAATTTTTTTTGCGTTGTTTTGTGCTCACCACCCTGAATTCCAGGTTTCAAAATATCCAGATTATTTAAATCATCTAGATTCTCTAAATCATTTGACCCAGTCCGAAGGCATAATGCCTGTACTCTTCTGCCCTTTTACGGCAAGTTATTTCAAGCATGGTGGCGCACTGGGAAATGGCAATTTCGGATCACCGCAACTGCGCGGATCGATCGAATAGGCTTGGGTTGCTCCTATGGGCAGGATCAGCACGGTCAGGATTACGGCAGCGATCGCCAGTAGATTTAAATTTTTCATCGTGTAATTACTCCTCATGTTTAGTTAAGCCAAATCCAATACCTGCAGGGATCAAATATTCCTGCGCTCAAAAAAATTCATCCCAGATCTGCTCCTTACTGATCTTCTTGCCACCACCGCGATTGGGCGAGAACTGCAACCGGCAGCCAAGGGTTGCAACTGCCTCCAGCAGGCGATTAGTATCGCGGCGAGAGCGACGACGCACCAGAAATTCGGGCAACCGTTGCTGGGTATATTGGGGATGATATTTAGTTTTAAGGGTTTCGTAGAAGGCATAAAAATCAGCTACTTCTTCATTGCTACAGGTCGCCAAGAACAGCTCAATCTCCCGCAGTAGGTTATTAGCGCGACTAGGTTTGGCAGCAGACTTGGCTGCATACTTAGATCGCCTTGGCTTAAATTGATGTACATCTAACGGTGGAATCGGCTCTGCTTTCATGTTCTCTTCCCCTGGCAGCTAGATCTTTGGGCGCGATCGCCTTGCTTCTAATTACTTGTCCCCTTAGCTTGGCCGAATCACTTTGGGGCTGTAGCCGGAATGGGTACTAAGCAATTCGGATTCAACCAGACCCACCCCAGCAGCAGGTAAGCCACCACTAACTTGCGTGTTTAGGTGGGGAGCGATCGCCTCATTGATGGTGTTCGCGGTATTAACAACCTGGGGCGAAAGATTTACGGCATTAAGCGCCAGGTAAAGCTCCTCCCTGGTCATTGGCGGTAGATAGTCAACGGGATTAGCGCTGTGTTTGCCATCGGGCAAAATTTCAAAATGCAAGTGGGACTCAAGACTTTTGCCCGTGCTACCAGTGAGGGCGATCGGTTGGCCTGCTTCTACCTGTTCGCCTTGGCGTACCAGCAATTTATGGTTATGGCCATAAAGGGTTTTGCTGCGATCGCGGTGTTCAATCACCAGCAAGTTGCCATAGCCAGAATTATTCCAACCAGCAAAAATCACATTGCCCGCCGCCGCCGCACCGATCGGCGTTTGTGGGGGGGCAGCAATATCAATGCCGCGATGAAACTGCCAATCCTTAAAAATCGGATGAATCCGCCAACCATAGCTAACCCGAATTTCACCCACCAGCGGCGCAACATATTTAAGTCGGGGCGGATGCCGACTGGAATATTGCCGATCGCACATCGATCGCCAATTTGCTAATTGCACCAACCAGTAGTTAGGAGCCTGGGGCACTAATTCAATTAAATGGGGCTTCAGGGCGGTGGTCGTAGCCATCTCTAGCCAGATCCTGGTGCTGGATTGATCGATCGGGCTGACTTGAATAAACTTGATCGTTGGCCCCGTTTGCGTTTGCACTGCAGTGCGATCGACTGCCACATTAACCAAATCCAGCCAGAGCTGATGGGATTGTTCAGATAGATAGAGCTGCGGCAACAGAGCTTGGGCAGCCAGGATTTCGAGGCGATTGCGGCGCTGATCAAACTGAACCGTGAGCAGGCGATTGACGGGACGGGGTGAAATATTTTGCGGCAGTTCAACATGCGGTAGTTCAACATACTGATGCGATCCAGGGATTGCTGAGCTGCGATCGTTTATTTGGGCTAAAGACTGGGCTTGGTAACTATCAACTTGGGGCGATGTTGATGCCAGCTCCATAGGCTCAGCAGACTCAATCTCAGTTTCCGCGATCGTTAGGGCGGGAACGGTGAAAGCTTGGCGATCGGGATGATTTAAACCTTGGTGATGGTGGTTAATTAATTGGTTCATTAATCTCTGTTCCCGAAGTTATAAATCATGGGCGGAGTTAGGCTTCAGATGAGCTGCTAAACAATCGATCGACCAAAGTGGTTCAAAGTGAGCTTATGTGAGGACGACCATATCCTTGAGCAGGGGCTTACTACCTTTTCTATGCAATTACCACAATACTTGCGTAAAGGAGGCTAGCCAGATTGCACCTAGACCACCCAATCATCGATCCAGGCAGGCTTCAGCAGATCTTCGCCCCCAATAAGAGTCCCTCTGCTGAGGCACTTTGATCAGCGATCGCCACAGGTACAATCAGCAACTTAGGCAAACTCAAAGAATTTTAATCAATTAAGTGAGGCTAAGTGAGGATAATCGTGTATCCTATAGCGAAATGGCTTAGTCAAAATCGCTGATTGATTAATCCAGAGCTTCAAATCTGTTTAGGCTCATGGTTGCTTGAGTAACTAAATCAGGCTAGTAAGCAATTTCTGAATAATATTCATCCTGCGGTGTTTATTCCTTGAACCATAAGCAAAAGTAGCCAAATATCAATTACTCCTATTCAAGGGTAAAATTCCTGCCTTAGTTTGTAGACCATAAAAAGCCAGCGATTTTGTCCTAAAAAACATGAAAGCTATTTATTCCTGCCTTTGATCCAAATCACCAACTTATCAATCCATACATTTAATAATCATAATTAAGGCTTTAGATTGTTTTAAAAAGCTAGATTTTTAAGCTAGTAATCCAAATAAAAATGTTAAGCGATCGCAAATTTTTAACTTGCGATAGTTTTTGCTGATTAATGACAAATAAGAGAGTTCTTAATAGCTAACCTGAGTAATTGCCGATCGCAAAATGTCGGTTTAAATACGATCGCAACCTAACAAATAAATCTGACTTTAAATGATTAATCCTTTAAATGACTTATTCAACAAGGCTTATGTACTAATAAAGTCAGTAACCAGATCAATAAGAAACGGCAAAAAAGTACAAATGGGTATTGCAAATAATAAAAAGTATGCTATTTATCTTACAAGATTTATGAATTCATAAAACCTATAATGAATTAGCAATAATTTGCCTGATTATGACCCTACTTAAAAATAGTTGACTCCAGATTTTTAATATATCTAGAAAACAAATTAAATTTCTAATCACAGTTGCTTAAAACTGTTTATTTAGTCTTACTGAATACCAAAGGCTATTTACTTGAAGACAGATAAAGACTGGTTTTGGTATTAGTTGAGGAAAGAGAAAACAATGAACATTGAAGACGCACTATTAATTGTCGATCGAGCATTGCCACACAAAGGGCTTAGTAATGTCCAGGAGCTACTATTTCGCCAGGCTTGGGAGGGGAAAACCTATCCAGAGATCGCAGAAAATTCTGGCTATGATTCTTCTTACATCAGGGATGTCGGCTATAAACTATGGCAATCGCTTTCAAGATCCCTGGGCGAAAAGGTGACTAAGAATAATTTACAGGTGGTGTTACGGCGTTATGGGCTGAAGCTGGCCAAACACGATCGCCAAGCTCATCAAGCTCATCAAGCTCATCAAGCTCATCAAATCATATCCCTACCCCAGGGCTCTGGCTCGGTGGTGATGCCTTTCCCAGTGGCGGGGATGAATAATGGCGCGATCGGAATATCTGGAATATCTACCCATC
The sequence above is a segment of the Pseudanabaena sp. PCC 7367 genome. Coding sequences within it:
- a CDS encoding adenylate kinase translates to MPRIILMGPPGSGKGTQGDLLAKSWQIPRISPGDIFRAEIKSNSPLGQQVVAFSNAGKLVPDRVVIGVIRDRLTQPDVQAGWILDGFPRTIPQAEALDQMLTDLNQAYDRVINLEVPDQILIDRLLNRAKESGRADDTAEVIEQRLQEYHAKTKPLLDFYGAKVVQIDGTKTVEEVTAQILAGFSPV
- the infA gene encoding translation initiation factor IF-1, whose translation is MSKEDSIEMEGTVTESLPNAMFRVDLENGFNVLAHISGKIRRNYIKILPGDRVKVELTPYDLTKGRITYRLRNQGSKK
- a CDS encoding N-acetylmuramoyl-L-alanine amidase, whose product is MGLSSRPDPFKRSPQGSPKRATGHNYRIQRRRLLQTGAGLLLASLTSNCAEPIAHHPGRQIFVSAGHGGFDARFRNPGARAGGTTEAAEMIVTKDLIAKELRSRGFRVALPDDQLSLPETVSWINNRGSYRDLAIEIHMGAYDNASLRGVRVYYISFNEERQQHAELMLESLLIGVPQLASRGIKPDSATALGRLAFCRDIAPRSLFIELGFISNPTDLRLLQTYRRNIAIAIADALDTIISGKMILPSVAEDLPSPDYYENPTINPEIISQAEPERVKQLSDRSSREPEQNPQQNLEGAIDASDTSDISNISDINAADQANQTEPDSKNLNQADLDRSEQLSSITREPSEFGDRPRNQPTQPNSRGLVDKYQYLKIIINNKPYPRPGILVNGNVYVPEDMAAYLGIAAKHIQNMQRLSYAHEKYLRALELRNFNLSLYWDGANNTVIVKTTYRIWLGQIDRIMGQGLTSATQLLSFLRQNNDLALREFANLPNVYREEAAIEGINHDIAFCQMCLETGFLRFGGDVEPQQNNFAGLGAIELGNGGDRFPTIRIGIRAHVQHLKAYASTEPLVQPLVDSRFRFVIRGTAPLVGQLSGRWAVDPFYAEKIMAILRYLYESSGIL
- a CDS encoding M23 family metallopeptidase is translated as MNQLINHHHQGLNHPDRQAFTVPALTIAETEIESAEPMELASTSPQVDSYQAQSLAQINDRSSAIPGSHQYVELPHVELPQNISPRPVNRLLTVQFDQRRNRLEILAAQALLPQLYLSEQSHQLWLDLVNVAVDRTAVQTQTGPTIKFIQVSPIDQSSTRIWLEMATTTALKPHLIELVPQAPNYWLVQLANWRSMCDRQYSSRHPPRLKYVAPLVGEIRVSYGWRIHPIFKDWQFHRGIDIAAPPQTPIGAAAAGNVIFAGWNNSGYGNLLVIEHRDRSKTLYGHNHKLLVRQGEQVEAGQPIALTGSTGKSLESHLHFEILPDGKHSANPVDYLPPMTREELYLALNAVNLSPQVVNTANTINEAIAPHLNTQVSGGLPAAGVGLVESELLSTHSGYSPKVIRPS